A portion of the Scylla paramamosain isolate STU-SP2022 chromosome 32, ASM3559412v1, whole genome shotgun sequence genome contains these proteins:
- the LOC135089187 gene encoding LOW QUALITY PROTEIN: protein obstructor-E-like (The sequence of the model RefSeq protein was modified relative to this genomic sequence to represent the inferred CDS: deleted 1 base in 1 codon), whose protein sequence is MGGHGEGEPWESERINRRGRHWEQQSPLTSTTMTRLVILLLIGAAAAQFQCPSEDGYYGDPVQCDKYYDCYRGTMTEKLCPDGLVFDHIQAPKTEQCNYPFIIECGEGTALQPAQPTGVEWPRMNGYFEHEDPSNCDDYYECTGGIPVLRTCPDGLVFDEFSGTCQWEHSGVRSGCVEKPEVLDDGFTCPNVTQIHTNGQMLDHSRHVKPGDCRYFYVCVDGRHPREVGCERGLVFNDVTLLCDAPENVPGCENYYPEDFNDLRPIPPGKN, encoded by the exons ATGGGAGGCCATGGAGAGGGGGAACCatgggaaagtgagagaataaaTAGGAGGGGGAGGCACTGGGAGCAACAGTCTccactcacctccaccaccatgaccaggcttgtgatcctcctcctcatcg GAGCGGCAGCTGCCCAGTTCCAGTGCCCCAGCGAAGATGGATACTACGGCGACCCTGTCCAGTGTGACAAGTACTATGACTGCTACCGCGGCACCATGACAGAGAAGCTTTGCCCCGACGGCCTGGTGTTCGACCACATTCAGGCCCCCAAAACCGAGCAGTGCAACTACCCCTTCATCATTGAATGTGGAGAGGGAACTGCTCTTC AGCCAGCCCAGCCTACAGGCGTTGAGTGG CCCCGCATGAACGGCTACTTCGAGCACGAGGACCCCAGCAACTGTGATGACTACTACGAGTGCACTGGCGGCATCCCCGTCCTCCGCACCTGCCCTGATGGCCTCGTATTCGATGAGTTCTCCGGTACCTGCCAGTGGGAACACAGCGGCGTCCGCAGCGGATGCGTTGAGAAGCCTG AGGTCCTCGACGACGGCTTCACCTGCCCCAACGTCACACAGATCCACACCAACGGACAGATGCTTGACCACTCCCGCCACGTCAAGCCCGGTGACTGCAGGTACTTCTACGTGTGCGTTGATGGCAGGCACCCCCGTGAGGTGGGCTGCGAGAGGGGTCTGGTCTTCAACGATGTCACCCTCCTCTGTGATGCCCCCGAGAACGTACCCGGATG CGAAAACTACTACCCCGAGGATTTCAATGACCTGAGGCCAATTCCTCCAGGAAAGAACTAA
- the LOC135089186 gene encoding protein obstructor-E-like isoform X1, producing the protein MCVPLLLLASVVSLAAGSPQRGSAPIQAGKSDFFCEEDGLYPDFEQCDLYWECTGGVPQSHLCDDGLVFDSLKANAGHVDPCDTPLVVDCTDRPLLQQPTYPSEFCVRRHGIFADPNESVCGRFHTCKDGFKESSTDCSPGLHFDSKQGICTWPDSAGRVGCVENPQSCIKNGNFCCDGRPVFTADGLPVPHPSYVNLDDCQKFYVCLNNLIPQESSCPLGQVFNDKTSLCDYPENVPECKDFYLNNPLFDVLYDDADGDGIRDFGDRRDFTQTSIN; encoded by the exons gCAGTCCGCAGCGCGGCTCAGCCCCGATCCAAGCAGGGAAATCTGACTTCTTCTGCGAGGAGGATGGCCTGTACCCTGACTTCGAGCAGTGTGACTTGTATTGGGAGTGCACTGGCGGTGTGCCCCAATCCCACCTCTGCGATGACGGTCTCGTATTTGACAGCCTGAAGGCCAATGCAGGGCACGTAGACCCCTGCGATACCCCTCTTGTCGTCGACTGCACAGACAGGCCACTTTTGC AACAACCGACTTATCCCAGCGAATTCTGTGTGAGAAGGCACGGCATTTTTGCTGACCCTAACGAGTCCGTCTGCGGTCGCTTCCACACGTGCAAGGACGGCTTCAAGGAGAGCTCCACTGACTGTTCACCTGGGCTCCACTTCGACTCTAAGCAGGGTATCTGCACCTGGCCCgattctgcaggaagggtgggATGCGTCGAGAACCCACAAT CCTGCATAAAGAACGGTAACTTCTGCTGCGACGGCCGGCCAGTGTTCACCGCTGACGGCTTGCCCGTGCCTCACCCGTCCTATGTCAACCTTGATGACTGCCAGAAGTTCTATGTGTGTCTCAACAATCTGATCCCTCAAGAGTCTTCCTGCCCTCTCGGACAAGTATTCAACGACAAGACATCCCTTTGCGACTACCCGGAGAACGTGCCAGagtg CAAGGACTTCTATCTCAACAACCCGCTCTTCGATGTTCTCTACGATGACGCAGACGGTGACGGTATCCGAGATTTCGGTGACCGTCGAGACTTCACTCAAACTTCCATCAACTAA
- the LOC135089186 gene encoding protein obstructor-E-like isoform X2 — protein sequence MCVPLLLLASVVSLAAGSPQRGSAPIQAGKSDFFCEEDGLYPDFEQCDLYWECTGGVPQSHLCDDGLVFDSLKANAGHVDPCDTPLVVDCTDRPLLQQPTYPSEFCVRRHGIFADPNESVCGRFHTCKDGFKESSTDCSPGLHFDSKQGICTWPDSAGRVGCVENPQSCIKNGNFCCDGRPVFTADGLPVPHPSYVNLDDCQKFYVCLNNLIPQESSCPLGQVFNDKTSLCDYPENVPECKDFYINHPLADVLHNEALQGSIREFIERRSN from the exons gCAGTCCGCAGCGCGGCTCAGCCCCGATCCAAGCAGGGAAATCTGACTTCTTCTGCGAGGAGGATGGCCTGTACCCTGACTTCGAGCAGTGTGACTTGTATTGGGAGTGCACTGGCGGTGTGCCCCAATCCCACCTCTGCGATGACGGTCTCGTATTTGACAGCCTGAAGGCCAATGCAGGGCACGTAGACCCCTGCGATACCCCTCTTGTCGTCGACTGCACAGACAGGCCACTTTTGC AACAACCGACTTATCCCAGCGAATTCTGTGTGAGAAGGCACGGCATTTTTGCTGACCCTAACGAGTCCGTCTGCGGTCGCTTCCACACGTGCAAGGACGGCTTCAAGGAGAGCTCCACTGACTGTTCACCTGGGCTCCACTTCGACTCTAAGCAGGGTATCTGCACCTGGCCCgattctgcaggaagggtgggATGCGTCGAGAACCCACAAT CCTGCATAAAGAACGGTAACTTCTGCTGCGACGGCCGGCCAGTGTTCACCGCTGACGGCTTGCCCGTGCCTCACCCGTCCTATGTCAACCTTGATGACTGCCAGAAGTTCTATGTGTGTCTCAACAATCTGATCCCTCAAGAGTCTTCCTGCCCTCTCGGACAAGTATTCAACGACAAGACATCCCTTTGCGACTACCCGGAGAACGTGCCAGagtg CAAGGACTTCTACATCAACCACCCTCTAGCTGATGTCCTCCACAACGAAGCACTCCAAGGCAGTATCAGGGAATTCATTGAGCGTCGTTCCAACTAA
- the LOC135089186 gene encoding protein obstructor-E-like isoform X3 — protein MCVPLLLLASVVSLAAGSPQRGSAPIQAGKSDFFCEEDGLYPDFEQCDLYWECTGGVPQSHLCDDGLVFDSLKANAGHVDPCDTPLVVDCTDRPLLQQPTYPSEFCVRRHGIFADPNESVCGRFHTCKDGFKESSTDCSPGLHFDSKQGICTWPDSAGRVGCVENPQSCIKNGNFCCDGRPVFTADGLPVPHPSYVNLDDCQKFYVCLNNLIPQESSCPLGQVFNDKTSLCDYPENVPECRGWFRDHPAFRDYYYDEPVQNTDVGTQDTVV, from the exons gCAGTCCGCAGCGCGGCTCAGCCCCGATCCAAGCAGGGAAATCTGACTTCTTCTGCGAGGAGGATGGCCTGTACCCTGACTTCGAGCAGTGTGACTTGTATTGGGAGTGCACTGGCGGTGTGCCCCAATCCCACCTCTGCGATGACGGTCTCGTATTTGACAGCCTGAAGGCCAATGCAGGGCACGTAGACCCCTGCGATACCCCTCTTGTCGTCGACTGCACAGACAGGCCACTTTTGC AACAACCGACTTATCCCAGCGAATTCTGTGTGAGAAGGCACGGCATTTTTGCTGACCCTAACGAGTCCGTCTGCGGTCGCTTCCACACGTGCAAGGACGGCTTCAAGGAGAGCTCCACTGACTGTTCACCTGGGCTCCACTTCGACTCTAAGCAGGGTATCTGCACCTGGCCCgattctgcaggaagggtgggATGCGTCGAGAACCCACAAT CCTGCATAAAGAACGGTAACTTCTGCTGCGACGGCCGGCCAGTGTTCACCGCTGACGGCTTGCCCGTGCCTCACCCGTCCTATGTCAACCTTGATGACTGCCAGAAGTTCTATGTGTGTCTCAACAATCTGATCCCTCAAGAGTCTTCCTGCCCTCTCGGACAAGTATTCAACGACAAGACATCCCTTTGCGACTACCCGGAGAACGTGCCAGagtg CCGCGGCTGGTTCAGAGATCATCCGGCCTTCAGGGATTATTACTACGACGAGCCAGTACAGAACACCGACGTGGGCACCCAGGACACCGTCGTATAG